In a single window of the Raphanus sativus cultivar WK10039 chromosome 9, ASM80110v3, whole genome shotgun sequence genome:
- the LOC108825682 gene encoding rRNA-processing protein fcf2, whose protein sequence is MSEVKPLIGLKWEPKLPSLALDSKTGSSSSKVAERHESSSLWTSKSELVDGLCLPPTDPKKVNKMIRKQIKDTTGSNWFDMPAPTMTPELKRDLQLLKLRDVMDPKKHYKRVASQSKLAEKYFQVGTVIEPAQEFYDRLSKKDRKTSLAEDLVSDPKVSQYRKRKVREIEEKNRSNQDKRWKRKGSDSKKTKHRRH, encoded by the exons ATGTCGGAGGTTAAACCATTGATCGGTCTTAAATGGGAACCAAAGCTTCCTTCCTTAGCTTTAGACTCCAAAACTGGTTCCAGTTCAAGTAAAGTAGCTGAGAGACACGAAAGCAGCTCTCTTTGGACGTCTAAGTCAGAGCTCGTTGATGGTCTTTGTCTTCCACCTACTGATCCAAAGAAAGTCAACAAGATGATTAGAAAGCAAATCAAAGACACCACTGGATCAAACTG GTTTGATATGCCTGCACCAACAATGACTCCTGAGTTGAAAAGAGACCTTCAGTTGCTTAAG TTGAGGGATGTAATGGATCCTAAGAAACACTACAAGAGAGTTGCGTCCCAGTCAAAACTAGCTGAAAAGTATTTCCAG GTTGGTACAGTAATTGAACCAGCGCAAGAGTTCTATGATCGACTGTCAAAGAAGGATAGAAAAACAAGCCTTGCTGAAGACTTGGTTTCAGACCCCAAAGTTTCTCAGTACAG GAAGCGTAAAGTGAGGGAGATTGAAGAGAAGAACAGATCTAATCAGGATAAGAGGTGGAAGAGAAAGGGAAGTGACtccaagaaaacaaaacatagaaGGCACTGA
- the LOC130500227 gene encoding uncharacterized protein LOC130500227, which produces MGDEPERDETERYEADSEAERYEAERNEQQFDEEARVERNVADFVDEDFDEYATPVCSDDDEDGVEKEGYLRYIKGSGNLKLRQAFDSLEAFKKAMVDYVLKHRWNIKYVRWEKDKSELKCASEAEEGEEQCMWKIYCSYEQPLQKWLVKVLTKEHTCMRSGRSRLLTQEVIAGLFVDDIRENPKLMPKEILEDIQKRWELTATIVQCRNAKKRALEIIKEEQDLQFSRLRDYRVELLESNKDSSVHLETVQGDDGSDVFYRFYVCFAALKKTWTSHCRPIFGLDGCFLKCTTKGQLLAAVGRDANNQMFPIAWAVVDVENEPNWRWFIEKLQIDLNLQDGNGFTVISDRQKGLLNAVEDLLPRVEHRMCARHIYANLKKVYPNRADMKGLFWKVAKSYNTAQYNKRVDEVKAYDMDVYNSMMMKNPKNCSLAFFSPTSSCDDVSNNISESFNHAIDPARYMPFVEMLETIRRRAMLRIEARKVISMKHRGKFSIKAVERVELEQTKIRPCQVYPCGHESFEVKEKNSSYKVKMLERSCTCRKWEISGLPCRHALKVIVEKKRKKEDYIGDCYLTSKWRMQYQTPIEAVHGVNFWNKSDEAVIVPPTTEDTDSVLGRKKIPKRIKGKNESPSKKKTKVTQESPTKISRARRTIHCGRCGAAGHNTRGCIGIGVEIQRPPKKNKTSSQPMLSQVIN; this is translated from the coding sequence ATGGGAGATGAGCCAGAGAGGGATGAAACAGAGAGGTATGAGGCAGATTCAGAGGCAGAGAGATATGAGGCCGAGAGGAATGAGCAACAATTTGATGAAGAAGCAAGAGTAGAAAGGAATGTGGCTGATTTTGTTGATGAAGATTTTGATGAGTATGCTACACCTGTATGTTCAGACGATGATGAAGATGGTGTTGAGAAAGAAGGGTACTTGAGGTACATAAAAGGCAGTGGTAATCTGAAATTAAGACAAGCTTTTGACAGTTTGGAGGCTTTCAAAAAAGCTATGGTTGACTATGTGCTAAAGCATAGGTGGAATATTAAGTATGTGCGTTGGGAGAAAGACAAATCAGAATTGAAATGTGCTAGtgaagctgaagaaggagaggaacAATGTATGTGGAAGATTTACTGCTCTTATGAACAACCGTTGCAGAAGTGGCTAGTTAAAGTGTTAACGAAGGAGCACACTTGCATGAGGAGTGGACGTTCAAGACTGCTTACACAAGAGGTTATTGCTGGGTTGTTCGTTGATGACATAAGGGAAAATCCTAAATTAATGCCGAAAGAGATTCTAGAAGATATTCAGAAGCGTTGGGAGTTAACTGCAACCATAGTTCAGTGCAGGAACGCAAAGAAAAGGGCATTAGAAATTATCAAAGAGGAGCAAGACTTACAGTTCTCACGGCTTAGAGATTACAGAGTTGAGTTATTAGAGTCGAATAAGGACTCATCAGTGCATCTAGAGACAGTCCAAGGTGACGATGGTAGTGATGTATTTTACAGATTCTATGTCTGTTTTGCTGCATTGAAGAAGACATGGACCTCCCACTGTAGACCTATCTTTGGTCTTGATGGATGCTTTCTTAAATGCACAACAAAAGGTCAACTGTTAGCAGCAGTCGGGAGAGACGCCAACAACCAGATGTTCCCCATTGCTTGGGCTGTTGTTGATGTTGAAAATGAACCCAACTGGAGATGGTTTATTGAGAAGCTGCAAATCGACTTAAACCTGCAAGATGGTAATGGATTTACTGTGATTTCTGACAGACAAAAGGGGTTGTTAAATGCTGTAGAAGATTTATTACCACGGGTCGAGCATAGGATGTGTGCAAGACACATCTACGCAAACCTAAAGAAGGTATATCCTAACAGAGCTGACATGAAAGGATTGTTTTGGAAGGTCGCAAAGAGTTACAATACAGCTCAATACAACAAAAGGGTGGATGAAGTTAAGGCATACGACATGGATGTCTATAACTCAATGATGATGAAGAATCCCAAAAACTGCAGCCTTGCTTTCTTCTCACCAACATCTTCATGTGATGATGTAAGTAACAACATATCTGAATCCTTTAACCATGCCATAGACCCTGCAAGATATATGCCATTTGTGGAGATGTTAGAGACGATACGCCGAAGAGCTATGCTTCGGATAGAGGCAAGAAAGGTTATATCAATGAAACACAGAGGAAAGTTTAGTATTAAAGCAGTGGAGAGAGTGGAACTAGAGCAGACAAAGATCAGGCCGTGTCAGGTATATCCTTGTGGTCATGAAAGCTTTGAAGTGAAGGAGAAAAACTCATCATACAAAGTAAAGATGTTGGAGCGTAGTTGTACGTGTAGAAAATGGGAAATTTCTGGGTTGCCTTGTCGTCATGCACTGAAAGTTATTGTAGAGAAGAAGCGAAAGAAAGAGGATTACATTGGTGATTGCTATCTCACTTCAAAGTGGAGAATGCAATACCAAACACCAATTGAGGCTGTTCATGGTGTGAATTTTTGGAACAAGAGTGACGAGGCTGTGATTGTGCCTCCAACAACAGAAGATACAGATTCAGTGTTAGGAAGAAAGAAGATTCCTAAGAGGATAAAAGGGAAGAACGAGTCACCGagcaagaagaaaacaaaggttACACAAGAGTCTCCAACAAAAATTTCTAGAGCAAGAAGAACCATCCATTGTGGAAGATGTGGAGCAGCTGGACACAACACACGAGGCTGTATTGGCATTGGTGTTGAGATTCAACGTCCACCCAAGAAGAACAAGACAAGCTCCCAACCAATGCTTAGCCAAGTGatcaactaa
- the LOC108823794 gene encoding uncharacterized protein LOC108823794, producing MKDFPSCFGENGVQVADSSSSNSGKNAQNLVTSIYQCRIRGRTCLITLTWAKTLMGQSVTVGVDDSRNQSLCKVEIKPWLFTKRKGSKSLEVYSCCSVDVYWDLASAKFGSGPEALGGFYLGVVVDREMVLLLGDMKKEAFKKTNASPSSLGAVFIAKKEHVFGKREFITKAQLCSDGVRVHDVVIECDTSVTDPCLVVRVDGKTLLQVKRLKWKFRGNDTIVVNRMAVEVLWDVHSWLFGMPSSTAGNAVFMFRTCQSSSDKSLSSFSQDIMAATTTTNSKSQSSGFSLILYAWKNE from the coding sequence ATGAAGGATTTTCCTTCTTGCTTCGGTGAAAACGGAGTCCAAGTCGCGGATTCTTCGTCTTCGAACTCCGGGAAGAACGCTCAGAACCTGGTCACTTCTATCTACCAGTGCCGTATCCGAGGAAGGACTTGTTTGATCACCCTGACGTGGGCCAAGACTCTGATGGGTCAGAGTGTGACCGTTGGTGTTGATGATTCTCGTAACCAGAGCCTCTGTAAAGTCGAGATCAAGCCCTGGCTGTTCACCAAACGAAAAGGGTCCAAGAGTTTGGAGGTTTATTCGTGTTGTAGCGTCGATGTTTACTGGGATCTGGCGTCTGCGAAGTTCGGGTCAGGACCCGAAGCTTTGGGAGGATTCTATTTGGGTGTTGTTGTTGACAGGGAGATGGTTCTGCTTCTCGGTGATATGAAGAAGGAAGCTTTCAAGAAGACGAACGCTTCGCCTTCGTCTCTGGGCGCCGTGTTCATCGCCAAGAAAGAGCATGTTTTTGGTAAGAGAGAGTTTATAACGAAGGCTCAGCTCTGTTCAGATGGGGTTAGAGTACATGATGTTGTGATTGAATGTGACACGAGCGTCACTGATCCTTGTCTCGTTGTTCGTGTGGATGGGAAGACGTTGTTGCAGGTGAAGCGGCTTAAGTGGAAGTTTCGTGGGAACGATACGATAGTTGTTAATAGAATGGCTGTGGAAGTTCTGTGGGATGTTCATAGTTGGCTATTTGGGATGCCTTCTTCTACAGCGGGAAACGCAGTGTTTATGTTCAGGACTTGTCAGTCTTCTTCGGATAAGAGCTTGTCTTCTTTCTCACAGGACATCAtggcagcaacaacaacaacaaactcCAAGTCTCAAAGTTCTGGTTTTTCGCTAATTCTGTATGCTTGGAAGAACGAGTAG
- the LOC108828509 gene encoding 30S ribosomal protein S1, chloroplastic, with amino-acid sequence MASLAQQFTGLRCSPLSSSPRLSRRAAKNFPQNKSSTSVSPTIVAAVAMSSGQTRERLELKKMFEDAYERCRTAPMEGVAFTVDDFAAAIEQYDFNSEIGTRVKGTVFKTDANGALVDISAKSSAYLSVEQACIHRIKHVEEAGIVPGMVEEFVIIGENESDDSLLLSLRMIQYELAWERCRQLQAEDVVVKAKVIGANKGGLVAMVEGLRGFVPFSQISSKAPAEELLEKEIPLKFVEVDEEQTKLVLSNRKAVADSQAQLGIGSVVLGVVQSLKPYGAFIDIGGINGLLHVSQISHDRVSDIATVLQPGDTLKVMILSHDRDRGRVSLSTKKLEPTPGDMIRNPKLVFEKAEEMAQTFRQRIAQAEAMARADMLRFQPESGLTLSSEGILGPLGSDLPDDGVDLTVGDIPPAVDL; translated from the exons ATGGCGTCTTTGGCTCAGCAATTCACCGGGCTGAGATGCTCTCCGCTCTCCTCCTCTCCCAGGCTATCGAGGAGAGCAGCCAAGAACTTCCCGCAGAACAAATCCTCCACCTCCGTTTCTCCGACGATCGTCGCGGCGGTCGCGATGTCCAGCGGCCAGACGAGAGAGAGGCTGGAGCTTAAGAAGATGTTCGAAGACGCTTACGAGCGTTGCAGAACTGCTCCCATGGAAGGCGTCGCTTTCACCGTCGACGATTTCGCAGCCGCCATCGAACAATACGACTTCAATTCCGAAATCGGCACTAGG GTGAAAGGAACGGTGTTCAAGACCGATGCAAACGGTGCATTAGTCGACATCTCTGCAAAATCGTCGGCTTACTTGTCGGTTGAGCAGGCTTGCATTCACAGAATCAAGCATGTGGAGGAAGCTGGTATAGTTCCTGGTATGGTGGAGGAGTTTGTCATCATTGGTGAGAACGAGAGTGATGACAGTTTGCTATTGAGCTTGAGGATGATCCAGTACGAACTCGCTTGGGAACGGTGTAGGCAGCTTCAGGCTGAGGATGTTGTCGTTAAAGCTAAG GTTATTGGGGCTAACAAAGGTGGTTTAGTGGCTATGGTGGAGGGTCTTCGTGGATTTGTGCCATTTTCGCAGATATCATCG AAAGCACCAGCTGAAGAGCTACTTGAGAAAGAGATACCTCTCAAGTTTGTGGAGGTTGATGAGGAACAGACAAAGCTTGTCCTCAGTAACCGTAAAGCTGTAGCAGATAGCCAGGCTCAGCTTGGAATTGGATCTGTGGTCCTCGGAGTTGTTCAGAGCTTGAAACCTTATGGTGCATTCATTGACATTGGTGGAATCAATGGGCTTCTCCATGTCAGTCAGATCAGTCATGACCGTGTCTCGGATATCGCTACTGTTCTTCAGCCCGGTGACACTCTTAAG GTTATGATACTGAGCCATGACCGTGATAGAGGAAGAGTAAGTCTCTCCACAAAGAAGCTGGAGCCAACACCTGGTGATATGATTCGCAACCCAAAACTTGTTTTCGAGAAG GCTGAGGAGATGGCTCAGACGTTCAGACAGAGAATCGCCCAAGCAGAAGCTATGGCCCGTGCAGACATGCTTCGCTTCCAACCTGAG AGTGGACTGACGCTGAGTTCTGAAGGGATACTAGGACCACTCGGATCCGACTTGCCAGATGATGGAGTTGATCTCACCGTCGGTGACATTCCTCCTGCCGTTGATCTTTAG
- the LOC108828510 gene encoding uncharacterized protein LOC108828510: MASPEQSERNSPEKTGSSSVSKKVSEIWKQMNEGVPKKRFNFVSKTSTSSPPTAKKSPNSNWKSYLGIVDDAKKKKDHKAVQNEDSVSVSSEEEAKRIASAALAAVRNAAATAAAASSRGKVEITEVKDFAGQEIEVKRLVEAGSKEASSSSSSAATSGVDAVLEQIKKKQKLSVLDKTKKDWGEYKEENKGVEDELDKYKKSSDKYLDKVSFLERADYRQFEKERDARLALQSKRRLDDV; this comes from the exons ATGGCGTCCCCTGAGCAATCAGAGAGAAACTCGCCTGAGAAAACTGGCTCGAGCAGCGTTTCCAAGAAAGTTTCAGAGATCTGGAAGCAAATGAACGAAGGAGTACCAAAAAAGCGATTCAATTTCGTCTCAAAGACCTCAACCTCTTCGCCTCCCACCGCTAAAAAATCACCTAATAGC AACTGGAAAAGTTATCTTGGTATTGTTGATGatgcgaagaagaagaaagatcaCAAAGCTGTACAAAACGAAGATAGCGTTTCGGTTAGTAGCGAGGAGGAGGCTAAGCGCATTGCTTCAGCCGCTCTAGCTGCTGTTAGAAACGCAGCCGCAACCGCTGCTGCTGCTTCTAGCCGTGGCAAAGTTGAG ATAACGGAGGTCAAAGACTTTGCTGGTCAAGAAATCGAAGTGAAGAGGTTAGTGGAAGCGGGTTCAAAGgaagcctcctcctcctcatcctctGCGGCCACTTCAGGGGTTGATGCGGTTCTTGAGCAGattaaaaagaaacagaagCTGAGCGTTTTGGACAAGACGAAGAAAGACTGGGGAGAGTACAAGGAGGAGAACAAAGGTGTTGAAGATGAGCTGGATAAGTACAAGAAGAGCTCGGATAAGTATCTTGACAAAGTTTCTTTCTTGGAGAGAGCTGACTACAGACAgtttgagaaagagagagacgcTCGTTTAGCTCTTCAGTCCAAGAGAAGACTCGATGATGTCTGA
- the LOC108824019 gene encoding protein PHR1-LIKE 1 isoform X1 produces the protein MAMANDFGYSTAMSSSFSALHATVEDRYHKFPNSFWGSSGEELMNNHVPYQVVNSGGVYLSGFCNVSAVSTHGRTSQTQPPVSTMPSDRSSMQQPPVFTMPSDRSSMQDCQQSSSLINHHPQEFLDPLDELFDFSDHVSAPNPQAESSGVVKVVDLHEKSEWQNWADQLMSVDNGSEPNWSELLGDPSPNNQNSQAQFHQRSQQIPTPSPDVQRQEIIANQQQQHQVVSLEEQLSARNSSASAATSKQRMRWTPELHEAFVEAVNQLGGSERATPKAVLKLLKNPGLTIYHVKSHLQKYRTARYKPETSEATGEPQEKKITSIEDIKSLDMKTSVEITQALRLQMEVQKRLHEQLEIQRSLQLQIEKQGRYLQMMFEKQQQLQENNGSSSEPSPKQCNGTSAEVDFGLVAQAVNQTESALASRKRARDD, from the exons ATGGCTATGGCTAATGACTTTGGATATTCAACTGCTATGTCTTCATCTTTTTCAGCTCTACATGCCACTGTAGAAGACAGATACCACAAGTTTCCCAACTCTTTCTGGGGTTCATCAGGGGAGGAACTGATGAACAACCATGTGCCCTATCAGGTTGTCAACTCTGGTGGTGTATATCTGTCCGGATTCTGCAACGTTTCTGCCGTCTCAACTCATGGAAGGACTTCCCAAACACAGCCACCTGTATCCACCATGCCAAGTGACAGATCCTCTATGCAACAGCCACCTGTATTCACCATGCCAAGTGACAGATCCTCTATGCAGGATTGCCAACAATCCTCTTCATTGATTAATCATCACCCTCAGGAGTTTTTAGATCCACTTGATGAGCTCTTTGACTTTTCTGACCATGTTTCTGCTCCTAATCCACAAGCAGAGAGTAGTGGTGTAGTAAAGGTGGTTGATCTTCATGAGAAAAGCGAGTGGCAAAACTGGGCAGATCAGTTGATGTCTGTTGACAATGGTTCAGAGCCAAACTGGTCTGAACTTCTTGGAGATCCAAGTCCAAACAATCAAAACTCACAGGCTCAGTTTCATCAGCGTTCACAACAGATACCGACACCATCTCCAGATGTACAAAGGCAAGAGATAATAGCTaaccagcagcagcagcatcagGTGGTTTCGTTGGAGGAGCAGCTCAGTGCAAGAAACTCATCAGCTAGTGCTGCCACATCTAAACAGAGGATGCGTTGGACACCAGAGCTTCATGAGGCGTTTGTTGAAGCTGTTAATCAACTTGGTGGTAGTGAAC GAGCCACGCCTAAGGCTGTTTTGAAGCTCTTGAAGAACCCTGGCTTGACCATATATCATGTTAAAAGCCATTTGCAG AAATACAGAACAGCTAGGTATAAACCGGAGACTTCAGAAGCTACAG GAGAACCTCAAGAGAAGAAGATCACATCCATTGAAGATATCAAATCTCTTGACATGAAAAC GAGCGTTGAGATCACACAAGCTCTGAGGTTACAGATGGAAGTTCAGAAACGTCTCCATGAGCAGCTCGAG ATCCAACGGTCCCTGCAGTTACAGATTGAAAAACAAGGCCGATACCTACAGATGATGTTTGAGAAACAACAACAGTTGCAAGAGAACAATGGCTCTTCCTCAGAGCCATCACCAAAGCAATGTAATGGGACATCTGCAGAAGTAGACTTTGGACTCGTGGCACAAGCAGTGAATCAAACTGAATCTGCTTTAGCATCAAGGAAACGGGCCAGAGATGATTAG
- the LOC108824019 gene encoding protein PHR1-LIKE 1 isoform X2, translating to MNNHVPYQVVNSGGVYLSGFCNVSAVSTHGRTSQTQPPVSTMPSDRSSMQQPPVFTMPSDRSSMQDCQQSSSLINHHPQEFLDPLDELFDFSDHVSAPNPQAESSGVVKVVDLHEKSEWQNWADQLMSVDNGSEPNWSELLGDPSPNNQNSQAQFHQRSQQIPTPSPDVQRQEIIANQQQQHQVVSLEEQLSARNSSASAATSKQRMRWTPELHEAFVEAVNQLGGSERATPKAVLKLLKNPGLTIYHVKSHLQKYRTARYKPETSEATGEPQEKKITSIEDIKSLDMKTSVEITQALRLQMEVQKRLHEQLEIQRSLQLQIEKQGRYLQMMFEKQQQLQENNGSSSEPSPKQCNGTSAEVDFGLVAQAVNQTESALASRKRARDD from the exons ATGAACAACCATGTGCCCTATCAGGTTGTCAACTCTGGTGGTGTATATCTGTCCGGATTCTGCAACGTTTCTGCCGTCTCAACTCATGGAAGGACTTCCCAAACACAGCCACCTGTATCCACCATGCCAAGTGACAGATCCTCTATGCAACAGCCACCTGTATTCACCATGCCAAGTGACAGATCCTCTATGCAGGATTGCCAACAATCCTCTTCATTGATTAATCATCACCCTCAGGAGTTTTTAGATCCACTTGATGAGCTCTTTGACTTTTCTGACCATGTTTCTGCTCCTAATCCACAAGCAGAGAGTAGTGGTGTAGTAAAGGTGGTTGATCTTCATGAGAAAAGCGAGTGGCAAAACTGGGCAGATCAGTTGATGTCTGTTGACAATGGTTCAGAGCCAAACTGGTCTGAACTTCTTGGAGATCCAAGTCCAAACAATCAAAACTCACAGGCTCAGTTTCATCAGCGTTCACAACAGATACCGACACCATCTCCAGATGTACAAAGGCAAGAGATAATAGCTaaccagcagcagcagcatcagGTGGTTTCGTTGGAGGAGCAGCTCAGTGCAAGAAACTCATCAGCTAGTGCTGCCACATCTAAACAGAGGATGCGTTGGACACCAGAGCTTCATGAGGCGTTTGTTGAAGCTGTTAATCAACTTGGTGGTAGTGAAC GAGCCACGCCTAAGGCTGTTTTGAAGCTCTTGAAGAACCCTGGCTTGACCATATATCATGTTAAAAGCCATTTGCAG AAATACAGAACAGCTAGGTATAAACCGGAGACTTCAGAAGCTACAG GAGAACCTCAAGAGAAGAAGATCACATCCATTGAAGATATCAAATCTCTTGACATGAAAAC GAGCGTTGAGATCACACAAGCTCTGAGGTTACAGATGGAAGTTCAGAAACGTCTCCATGAGCAGCTCGAG ATCCAACGGTCCCTGCAGTTACAGATTGAAAAACAAGGCCGATACCTACAGATGATGTTTGAGAAACAACAACAGTTGCAAGAGAACAATGGCTCTTCCTCAGAGCCATCACCAAAGCAATGTAATGGGACATCTGCAGAAGTAGACTTTGGACTCGTGGCACAAGCAGTGAATCAAACTGAATCTGCTTTAGCATCAAGGAAACGGGCCAGAGATGATTAG